The Thermovirga sp. genomic sequence AGCGGTAACTCTCGGAGAGAACATCGCCGGAACCGCCGAGGAGGGAGAAGAAGACATTCGACGATGGGCGGAAAAGCAGGGGAAGGGCCGGCGTGGTGAGGATCAGGACAAGGATAAGCGCCGAGTCTGCGTAACCGTGAGCCTCTTCTACCTGTCCACGGCCCAGGGAGTTGCTCATCCTGGCCGTAGTTCCGACGGCCATGCCGTTCACCAGGGCGAAGATCACGAACATGAGCGGGAAGGTGAGCGACATGGCGGCGAGGGAGGATTCCCCCAGCCACGACACGAAGACGGTATCCACCAGGTGGAACAGGGTATGAAAGAGCATGGAAAACATTGAAGGCAACGCCAGTTGCCAGAGGGTCCCGGCAACACTCCCGGCTCCCATGTCGACATTTCTTTTCAGAAGGGCCATAAATTCCTCCGCGATAAAAAGCTCAAAGCATTGTAGGCAATATCTTGGGTCGTGGCAAATGCCCTTTCGGCGGGATCACGGGGTTAACTGTACGAGGTTTTTCACCTCGTCGAAGGTCATGCCGGAAAGGTTCGCCAGTTCTTTGAAACCCCATTCGCCGTGTCCCGACAGGAGCGACCGGGATCTGAGGGGAATCTGCCATGGTCCCCGGTGACGGTCCTCGACCAGGGAAAGC encodes the following:
- a CDS encoding MATE family efflux transporter, yielding MALLKRNVDMGAGSVAGTLWQLALPSMFSMLFHTLFHLVDTVFVSWLGESSLAAMSLTFPLMFVIFALVNGMAVGTTARMSNSLGRGQVEEAHGYADSALILVLILTTPALPLLFRPSSNVFFSLLGGSGDVLSESYR